The stretch of DNA AATCACGTATGTATTGCGACAGCTTGTCACGTCCAACACGTTGACCTAGTTCAATAAAGCCTGGGTTACAAGAGTTTTCAACCACTTCCAAAAAAGTCTGATGCTTATGACCTTCCCTTTTCCAGCATCGCAACCTTGCGCCTTCGACAATCGCATACCCCGGATCATAAAAAGCTTCTTTTTTTAAATCCACTTTTCCTTCTTCAAGAGCAGCTGCAAGCGTGATTATTTTGAAAGTTGAACCAGGTTCAAATGTCATCGACACCGGCAAGTTCTGATTATAAACGCTAGGACTCACTTTGTCATATTGTAAAGGATGGAAAGTCGGGAACGAAGCTAATCCCAGAATCGCTCCTGTTTTTGGATTCATGGCAATTCCCATCGCCTGATCAGCATCATATTTCTTCATTGCCTGGGATAATTCTCTTTCTATCACTTCTTGGACATCTAAATCAATCGTCAAATCGATCGTCGAACCATCCTTTCCTTTCCCCCATTCGTCATTTACATGGGGCAAGGAAGTGCCTTTTGCATCTGTAAATAATCTGAGCGTTGATTCTGTCGATGTCAAAAATTCGTTGTATTGATATTCAATACCGGCTAGACCTTCATGATCGTATCCAGTGAACCCCAATAACCGAGACAATATTTCATCATGGGGATAATCTCGAACATAGTCAACCCCTGTATATAAACCAGGAATTTTTAAGGATTGGATTTCAATCGCTTTACCGAGCTCTATATTCTTTCCTGCAGGCGCCAATTTTATTAGGAAAGTTTTTTTACTCATCTGCTCAACCAGTTTATTTTCGTCAATATTAAGAGCTTTGCTTAGTTTTGCAGCAGCACTCTCAACATCTTCATTTTGAGCAGGCATAAAATACAGCGTCGGTGAGAGCTTGCTTCCTACAATTAATTCACCGTCACGATCGCGAATGTTGCCTCTTGTCTGTGAAAATGGAATTTCACGATCCCAATTCTCTTCTGCTTTCTCAGTAAGCCATTCATATTGAAAAAATTGCATGTAAATCAATTTCCCCAATGATGCAATACTTAAGCAAAAAAAGAGGAGAACCATTGTCCGAACTCTGATTTTCAATTGCTGAGGCACTCCTGCCTTCATTTTAACCACACCTTGTTTTTTAACAACGTATGATAGGAATGGAGTGCCTATTCAATATTTAATCTTGCGGAAGTGTTTCTTCTCCATCTTTAACCGGCGGTGGTTCTATTTTTTTATTGGTTTCTTCCGGTGTTTCCAATTTAATAACGATCGGGGTCTGTTCGTTTGCGACCGACCCTTTGGAAACACTTTGACTTACGACATATCCTTCTCCGACGACTTCAATGTTTAATCCGGAAAGCTTTTGGTATACCCAAATATGACGTTTAGACCAATTCGTAAAGTCCGGTATCGTGATAGGACCTTGTGTTTTCAACAGGACCAGACTCCCTGGAAGAATTTCAGTACCAGCAGCTGGAAACTGCTCTTGAACTTTGCCACTCTCTCCGATAGTCACTGCATTCATTTTATGTTCAAGCATGGTACTTTGAGCCATCGCCAAATCTTTATCTTTCACATCCGGCAGTGTCACTGATGGAATGGATTTTACTTGCTGTGGTTTGATGTTCATGTATTTCAAACTATTTTCAGTCACGGATTTGAATATTTCCGAAACAGGAATGGACCCCACTTCACCATCTTTTAATTTCGGTTTGGAAACCGCTACATATACCACCAACTGTGGATCTTCTGCGGGAGCCATGCCAAGGAATGAATACAAATAGTTTTCATACCCTTTCTGATAGCGTCCAAACTCATCCGGAATTTCCGCAGTTCCCGTTTTTCCGGCCACCGTATAATCCGTCAGTTCAAATCTTTTAGCCGTCCCGTGTTCAGCCGTAACCGTAGAGGCCAATAACTCCCGCATTTTTTTTGCAGTTTCCGCAGAAATAGGTTTACCTGCTTGTTCCGGTTTTGAGTCATGCATGACCTCATTGGTAGAGGGGTTTACTATTTTTTCGATAACATACGGTTTCATCATGACTCCATCATTAGCAATGGCTGTTTCGGCTTGAAT from Paenisporosarcina sp. FSL H8-0542 encodes:
- a CDS encoding penicillin-binding transpeptidase domain-containing protein; this translates as MKAGVPQQLKIRVRTMVLLFFCLSIASLGKLIYMQFFQYEWLTEKAEENWDREIPFSQTRGNIRDRDGELIVGSKLSPTLYFMPAQNEDVESAAAKLSKALNIDENKLVEQMSKKTFLIKLAPAGKNIELGKAIEIQSLKIPGLYTGVDYVRDYPHDEILSRLLGFTGYDHEGLAGIEYQYNEFLTSTESTLRLFTDAKGTSLPHVNDEWGKGKDGSTIDLTIDLDVQEVIERELSQAMKKYDADQAMGIAMNPKTGAILGLASFPTFHPLQYDKVSPSVYNQNLPVSMTFEPGSTFKIITLAAALEEGKVDLKKEAFYDPGYAIVEGARLRCWKREGHKHQTFLEVVENSCNPGFIELGQRVGRDKLSQYIRDFGFGQKTGSSIAGESSGILFSKGSYGPVEHATTSFGQGISTTPIQQVQAVSAAVNGGTLFQPYVVNRIYNEQTNEVIKENKPTKVRQVISEETSKQVREALESVVANGSGRNAFRDTMRIGGKTGTAQKAVNGRYVEGQYIVSFIGFAPANDPEIVVYIAIDNPKHVLQFGGVIAAPIVGQIIEDSAPFIGFKNSAKDQLEKEYRWGDAMQLRVPELVGLEKNKVIKMEEPFRIEWHGTGNKIISQLPKADSLMSVDGTVHLYLGE